The genomic window GAGCTCGTGGTGCTCGACGGGCGCTGAGCAGGGCATCCCGAACCGCGCACGGCCGCGCGCCCGGGCCGCGGGACGGTGGGAGAATGAACGCGTGACGCGACTTCATGACATCGGCTACCGGGGCTTCGCCAGCGACAACTACGCGGGGGTGCACCCCGAGGTGCTGCAGGCCATCGCCGAGGCCAATGAGGGCCACCAGATCGCCTACGGCGAGGATCAGTACACCGCCCGCCTGGCCGAGGTCGTGAAGGCCGAGTTCGGCGAGCAGGCCGAGGTGTTCCCGGTGTTCAACGGCACGGGCGCGAACGTGCTCGCGCTCACCGCGCTCATGCCGCGCTGGGGCGCCGTCATCGCGAGCGGCACGGCGCACATCCACACCGACGAGGGCGGGGCGCCCGAGCGCGTCAGCGGCCTCAAGCTCTTCACCGTGCCGACTCCCGACGGCAAGCTGACGCCCGAGCTGGTCGACACGGAGGCCTTCGGCTGGGGCGACGAGCACCGCGCCCAGCCTCTCGCCGTGAGCATCACCAACACCACCGAGGTCGGCACCGTCTACACGCCCGAGGAGGTGCGCGCCCTCGCCGACCACGCGCACGAGCGCGGCATGGCCCTGCACCTCGACGGCGCCCGCGTCTGGAACGCCGCCGCCGCCCTCGGCACTCCCCTGCGCGCCTTCACGGCCGATGCGGGCGTCGACGTGCTCTCGCTCGGCGGCACCAAGAACGGCCTGCTCGGCGCCGAGGCGATCGTCGTGCTCGACCCCTCCCGCGTCGACGGCCTCGTGTACCTGCGCAAGATGAACATGCAGCTCGCGAGCAAGATGCGCTTCATCTCGGCGCAGCTGCTCACCCTGTTCGACGACGGTCTGGGCATCCGCTCGGCGTCGCACGCGAACGCCATGGCCGCGCGCCTGCGAGCCGGCCTCGAGGGGATGCTCGCCGCAGGCGTCGTGCCCGCCGACTCGCTCGGCTTCAGCCAGGCGACCCGGGCCAATGCCGTCTTCGCGCTGCTCGCCAACGACGCCGCCGACCGGATCCGCGAGCGCTTCCGCTTCTACGACTGGGATCGCGCCGCCGGCGAGGTCCGCTGGATGTGCGCCTTCGACACCACCGAGGCCGACATCGACGCGTTCCTCGCGGTCGTGCGCGAGGAGCTCACGCGCTAGCGAGGCCGCCTCGCCCAGAGGAGCCCCCACTGCTCGGCGGTGATGCGCGAGACCGCGCGCTCGGCGTCGATCCCCGCGCGTCGGCACCGCTCCCTCGCGGCACGCCGCCCGGTACCGTCGACCCGCGCGAGTGCCAGCGCCGCCGCCCCCGGCACCGAGAAGACCGCACCGACCCAGCGCTGGTAGGCGACGCGGTCGGCGGACGGCACGATCGGGGCGCGTCGGCGGTCGATGAGCAGGAGTGCGGCATCCACCGCCGGTCGCGGGCGGAACGCCGTCGAGGGGATGCGGCGGTCGACGCGGAAGGCGAACCACGGCGACCACTGGGCGGTCAGCTGACTGCCTCCGCCGATGCCCGCCCGTCGACGCGCAGCCTCCCACTGCATGATGAGCACCGCGCTCGTCCAGTGCTCGGCGGCGAGCAGTCGCCGCAGGGCCGCGGTCGTCAGGTGGAACGGCAGATTGCCGACGACGACGTGGGGCGCTCGGGGCAGCGCGGCCGTCAGCAGATCGCCTTGCACGACGCGGACGGCGGCGGGCAGGCGCGAGCGGAGGGCATCGGCGCGGCGGGGGTCGAGCTCGATCG from Microcella daejeonensis includes these protein-coding regions:
- a CDS encoding threonine aldolase family protein; the protein is MTRLHDIGYRGFASDNYAGVHPEVLQAIAEANEGHQIAYGEDQYTARLAEVVKAEFGEQAEVFPVFNGTGANVLALTALMPRWGAVIASGTAHIHTDEGGAPERVSGLKLFTVPTPDGKLTPELVDTEAFGWGDEHRAQPLAVSITNTTEVGTVYTPEEVRALADHAHERGMALHLDGARVWNAAAALGTPLRAFTADAGVDVLSLGGTKNGLLGAEAIVVLDPSRVDGLVYLRKMNMQLASKMRFISAQLLTLFDDGLGIRSASHANAMAARLRAGLEGMLAAGVVPADSLGFSQATRANAVFALLANDAADRIRERFRFYDWDRAAGEVRWMCAFDTTEADIDAFLAVVREELTR
- the erm gene encoding 23S ribosomal RNA methyltransferase Erm, whose protein sequence is MSRRRPASSSPRPSTPRTAADGGGHPLSRRHDLGQNDLVDARTIRAVVDAAAATRGPIVELAAGTGRLTAPLAGLGRSLTAIELDPRRADALRSRLPAAVRVVQGDLLTAALPRAPHVVVGNLPFHLTTAALRRLLAAEHWTSAVLIMQWEAARRRAGIGGGSQLTAQWSPWFAFRVDRRIPSTAFRPRPAVDAALLLIDRRRAPIVPSADRVAYQRWVGAVFSVPGAAALALARVDGTGRRAARERCRRAGIDAERAVSRITAEQWGLLWARRPR